The proteins below come from a single Halostagnicola larsenii XH-48 genomic window:
- a CDS encoding mRNA cleavage and polyadenylation specificity factor-like protein — MTVRHRDGIHFEGEPHVVADARSAVGDVNIVSHAHADHTFGSSTRSPEPIVCSIETAAIAEARSGASFAFVESTPEIDLVPAGHVVGSRAALFEDATGRRYCYTGDFSIRDRAYLEGFDPESIDADVLVMETTYGLSKYRFPPQDELEAQIGDWITEHDDRPLFLFGYSLGRAQKLQWLAGEVSNRDVLVSESIARVNRAIETVTELSFSARAYEDGELGDLTDEIVVLPSNQARADWVERTVERVDGHKAGFSGWAVDDGFLYRGNYDVTFPLTDHCDYDELLETVEAVDPEIVYTNHGFEEAFADDLATECGYRARPLKRNQTTLEEFC; from the coding sequence GTGACGGTCAGACACCGCGACGGCATCCACTTCGAGGGCGAGCCTCACGTCGTCGCCGACGCGAGGAGTGCGGTCGGCGACGTCAACATCGTAAGCCACGCCCACGCGGATCACACGTTCGGCTCGAGCACCCGCTCGCCCGAACCGATCGTCTGCTCGATCGAGACGGCCGCCATCGCCGAGGCGCGCTCGGGAGCCAGCTTCGCGTTCGTCGAGTCGACGCCGGAAATCGACCTCGTCCCCGCCGGCCACGTCGTCGGCTCTCGAGCGGCCCTGTTCGAGGACGCGACCGGGCGGCGCTACTGCTACACGGGCGACTTTTCGATCCGGGACCGAGCCTACCTCGAGGGGTTCGACCCCGAGTCCATCGACGCGGACGTGCTGGTGATGGAGACGACCTACGGACTCTCGAAATACCGGTTCCCGCCGCAGGACGAACTCGAGGCGCAGATCGGCGACTGGATCACAGAACACGACGACCGGCCGCTCTTTCTGTTCGGATACTCGCTCGGCCGCGCCCAGAAGCTCCAGTGGCTCGCCGGCGAGGTTTCGAATCGCGACGTGTTGGTCTCCGAATCGATCGCTCGAGTGAACCGCGCCATCGAGACGGTGACGGAGCTCTCTTTTTCGGCTCGAGCGTACGAAGACGGCGAATTAGGAGACTTAACGGACGAGATCGTCGTACTTCCCTCGAACCAGGCCAGAGCCGACTGGGTCGAACGAACGGTCGAACGAGTCGACGGGCACAAAGCCGGGTTCTCCGGCTGGGCCGTCGACGACGGCTTTCTGTATCGGGGCAACTACGACGTCACGTTTCCGCTCACCGATCACTGCGACTACGACGAACTCCTCGAGACCGTCGAGGCGGTCGACCCCGAAATCGTCTATACGAACCACGGCTTCGAGGAGGCGTTCGCGGACGACCTCGCCACCGAGTGCGGCTATCGAGCGCGGCCGCTCAAACGAAATCAAACGACGCTCGAGGAGTTTTGCTGA
- a CDS encoding prenyltransferase has protein sequence MTDDEPSGDAESVRIEATESTNTPAGTLRYLLALSRPRFWLYLAGPVLVGVAYAAASAGDLISLPVVVLLGYFLLPANVFLYGINDIYDREIDAANPKKADKETRYEGQRVVPVAVAACALLPLAFFPVLSSGVWPWLAVFLFLGAAYSAPPLRFKTTPPLDSLSNGLYVAPAGAAYAAVAGSQPPLLAILAGWLWAMAMHTFSAIPDIEPDRATGIRTTATVLGERRTYAYCGVCWLLAAVAFGALEYRLGALMLVYPALVAAVATASVAVDRAYWWFPAINTAVGAVLTMGGLWRLFYG, from the coding sequence ATGACCGACGACGAACCGAGCGGCGACGCCGAATCGGTCCGCATCGAGGCAACTGAGAGCACAAATACGCCCGCGGGGACGCTTCGATACCTGCTGGCGCTCTCGAGACCGCGGTTCTGGCTGTATCTGGCGGGGCCGGTGCTCGTGGGGGTCGCGTACGCGGCGGCGTCTGCCGGCGACCTCATTTCGCTGCCGGTCGTCGTCCTGCTCGGGTACTTCCTGCTCCCGGCGAACGTGTTCCTGTACGGGATCAACGACATCTACGACCGGGAGATCGATGCAGCGAATCCGAAAAAGGCGGACAAAGAAACCCGCTACGAGGGACAGCGGGTCGTCCCCGTCGCCGTCGCCGCGTGCGCGCTCCTTCCGCTGGCGTTCTTTCCGGTGCTTTCGTCCGGAGTGTGGCCGTGGCTCGCGGTATTTCTCTTCTTGGGAGCCGCCTACAGCGCGCCGCCGCTTCGGTTCAAAACCACGCCGCCCCTCGATTCGCTTTCAAATGGGCTCTACGTCGCCCCCGCCGGAGCGGCCTACGCGGCCGTCGCCGGGAGCCAGCCCCCGCTGCTCGCGATCCTGGCCGGCTGGCTCTGGGCGATGGCCATGCACACCTTTTCGGCGATTCCCGATATCGAACCCGACAGAGCGACCGGAATCCGAACGACGGCGACGGTGCTCGGCGAGAGACGGACGTACGCCTACTGCGGCGTCTGCTGGCTGCTCGCCGCCGTCGCCTTCGGTGCGCTCGAGTATCGCCTCGGCGCGCTCATGCTCGTCTACCCGGCGCTCGTCGCGGCCGTCGCAACCGCGAGCGTGGCCGTCGATCGGGCGTACTGGTGGTTTCCCGCGATCAACACCGCCGTCGGAGCCGTCCTGACGATGGGCGGGCTCTGGAGGCTGTTCTATGGCTGA
- a CDS encoding NAD(P)-dependent alcohol dehydrogenase, which yields MQIDAAVVDEEGGAFEIESVDLEEPQANEVRVRIVGAGVCHTDLIVRDQLYPTPLPAVLGHEGSGIVESVGDTVTSVEPGDRVVLSFDYDEDCPSCHAGQPAYCEDFFAHNFGGARPEDGTSPLSRNGETVSGRFFGQSSFATHAIATERNVVPVEDDVPLELLGPLGCGIQTGAGAVINSLEPKTGSSIAIFGAGSVGLSAVMAADIEGCTDIISVELKDNRRELAADLGATETVDPTAVDDTIEHIRELTGGGVDYALETTGVPEVVEQTIDSLTQRGTAGIVGAPALGTEASFDVNDLILHGRSITGIVEGDSNPKQFIPDLVELYRQGKFPFDELVTYYEFDEIEEAVEDSEDGRTIKPVLRVSEP from the coding sequence ATGCAAATTGATGCTGCCGTGGTCGACGAAGAAGGGGGCGCGTTCGAAATCGAGAGCGTCGATCTCGAGGAGCCACAGGCAAACGAAGTGCGGGTCCGCATCGTCGGAGCCGGCGTCTGTCACACGGACCTGATCGTTCGCGATCAGCTGTATCCGACGCCGCTGCCGGCGGTGCTCGGACACGAGGGGTCGGGCATCGTCGAGTCGGTCGGCGACACCGTCACGTCGGTCGAACCGGGTGATCGAGTCGTCCTGAGCTTCGACTACGACGAGGACTGTCCCAGCTGTCACGCCGGCCAACCAGCCTATTGTGAGGACTTCTTCGCACACAACTTCGGCGGGGCACGACCCGAAGACGGGACTTCGCCGCTCTCTCGAAACGGCGAGACGGTGAGCGGCCGGTTCTTCGGTCAATCGTCGTTCGCGACCCATGCCATCGCGACCGAACGCAACGTCGTTCCCGTCGAGGACGACGTTCCGCTGGAACTGCTCGGGCCGCTCGGCTGTGGCATCCAGACGGGTGCCGGAGCGGTCATCAATTCGCTGGAGCCAAAGACCGGCTCGTCGATCGCGATCTTCGGCGCGGGCTCGGTCGGACTCTCGGCAGTGATGGCCGCAGATATCGAGGGCTGTACCGACATCATCTCGGTCGAGTTGAAGGACAACCGCCGCGAGTTGGCCGCGGATCTGGGCGCGACCGAGACCGTCGATCCGACGGCCGTCGACGACACTATCGAGCACATTCGGGAACTGACCGGCGGCGGCGTCGACTACGCCCTCGAGACGACGGGCGTTCCCGAGGTCGTCGAACAGACGATCGACTCGCTCACGCAGCGCGGCACCGCCGGCATCGTCGGCGCGCCCGCGCTCGGGACCGAGGCGAGTTTCGACGTCAACGACCTCATCCTCCACGGCAGATCGATCACCGGAATCGTCGAGGGCGACTCCAACCCGAAACAGTTCATCCCGGATCTCGTCGAACTCTACCGACAGGGTAAGTTCCCGTTCGACGAACTCGTCACCTACTACGAGTTCGACGAAATCGAGGAGGCGGTCGAGGATTCCGAAGACGGCCGGACGATCAAGCCCGTGCTCCGTGTGAGCGAGCCCTGA
- a CDS encoding acylphosphatase: MTERTRAHVFVSGTVQGVYYRATTRDTARDAGVDGWVKNLEDGRVEAVFEGPEEAVESMVEWCHEGSPAADVSDVQAEFEAPEGEDGFEIRY; the protein is encoded by the coding sequence ATGACCGAGCGAACGCGAGCGCACGTCTTCGTCTCCGGCACGGTACAGGGCGTCTACTATCGAGCGACGACGCGGGATACGGCCCGCGACGCGGGCGTCGACGGCTGGGTGAAAAATCTGGAGGACGGACGCGTCGAGGCGGTGTTCGAAGGTCCCGAGGAGGCAGTCGAGTCGATGGTCGAGTGGTGCCACGAGGGGAGTCCCGCCGCGGACGTCAGCGACGTGCAGGCGGAGTTCGAAGCGCCCGAGGGCGAAGACGGGTTCGAGATTCGGTACTGA
- a CDS encoding DUF555 domain-containing protein — MNCRVVVEAAVPVYDVETENEAIRIGISKTGEMLNPDLNYVEINMGTRTSPSGEELEPAFIAADEALVALELEMTVFNVEREEHASRIARKEIGQRLENIPLEVLRVEVIEDEDDTDEESESTSDSSPDDDALETADETAGDGEGSGSNDSDSDANEPSENDEETTATSSTGESSTDDEDDDVLPEFEELLE; from the coding sequence ATGAACTGCAGGGTTGTCGTCGAGGCCGCCGTGCCCGTATACGACGTCGAGACGGAAAACGAGGCAATCCGTATCGGGATTTCCAAGACCGGTGAGATGTTGAACCCTGATCTGAACTACGTCGAAATCAACATGGGGACGCGAACCTCGCCGTCGGGCGAGGAACTCGAGCCCGCCTTTATCGCAGCCGACGAAGCGCTCGTCGCACTCGAACTCGAGATGACCGTGTTCAACGTCGAGCGCGAGGAACACGCCTCCCGAATCGCCCGCAAGGAAATCGGCCAGCGACTCGAGAACATTCCGCTCGAGGTGCTCCGCGTCGAGGTGATCGAAGACGAAGACGACACGGACGAGGAAAGCGAGTCGACCAGTGACTCCTCGCCGGATGACGACGCGCTCGAGACTGCCGACGAGACGGCAGGTGACGGTGAGGGGTCAGGGTCGAACGACTCGGATTCAGACGCCAACGAGCCGTCCGAAAACGACGAAGAAACGACAGCCACCTCGTCTACAGGCGAATCATCGACGGACGACGAAGACGACGACGTGTTACCGGAGTTCGAGGAGCTACTCGAGTAA
- a CDS encoding phytoene desaturase family protein, with product MNSLAGESVAVVGAGVGGLSTACYLADAGADVRVIEKNEQFGGRASVLERDGFRFDMGPSWYLMPDVFERFFGRFDRTPTDYYDLAHLDPHYRIFFKDGDEVDITPDLAETKALFESYEDGAGEALERYLEKSRENYEVGMEHFVYEDRTRVRDYLDLDVARQARGLSLLGTMQGHVEKYFDHPKLQQIMQYTLVFLGGSPNNTPALYNLMSHVDFTLGVWYPEGGVGGVIDAFVELGRELGVTYETNQPVTAIKGRYGAFLVETDPRDGEDSPARPSAFEADIVVSNADYAHTEQELLAPDQRGYDPDYWESRTYAPSAFLLYLGLEGEVDELAHHTLVLPTEWNQHFEQIFEEPAWPDDPAYYCCVPSKTDDDVAPDGHSTLFVLVPIAPGLEDTPERRERYREQVLEDIAANTGEDLRDRIVLEERFSVEDFADRYNSYRGTALGMAHTLSQTALFRPPHRSKEVDGLYFTGSYTTPGIGVPMCLISGELTADAVFEDYGG from the coding sequence ATGAACTCGTTGGCTGGTGAATCAGTCGCCGTCGTGGGCGCTGGCGTCGGCGGGCTGTCGACGGCCTGTTACCTCGCGGATGCGGGAGCGGACGTCCGCGTCATCGAGAAGAACGAACAGTTCGGCGGCCGAGCGTCGGTGCTCGAGCGAGACGGCTTTCGATTCGATATGGGTCCCTCGTGGTACCTGATGCCGGACGTATTCGAGCGTTTTTTCGGCCGGTTCGATCGTACGCCGACGGACTACTACGACCTCGCCCACCTCGATCCGCACTATCGAATTTTCTTCAAGGACGGCGACGAGGTGGACATCACGCCCGACCTCGCGGAGACGAAAGCGCTCTTCGAATCCTACGAGGACGGAGCCGGCGAGGCGTTAGAACGGTATCTCGAGAAATCTCGCGAGAACTACGAGGTCGGGATGGAACACTTCGTCTACGAGGACCGAACGCGGGTGCGTGACTACCTCGACCTCGACGTCGCGCGACAGGCTCGAGGGCTCTCCTTGCTCGGGACGATGCAGGGCCACGTCGAGAAGTACTTCGACCATCCGAAGCTCCAGCAGATCATGCAGTACACGCTGGTCTTTCTCGGGGGATCGCCGAACAACACGCCGGCGCTGTACAACCTGATGAGCCACGTCGATTTTACCCTCGGCGTCTGGTATCCCGAAGGCGGAGTCGGCGGCGTTATCGACGCGTTCGTCGAACTGGGTCGCGAACTCGGCGTCACCTACGAAACGAACCAGCCGGTCACGGCGATCAAGGGCAGGTACGGCGCGTTTTTAGTCGAAACCGATCCTCGAGATGGGGAGGATTCACCCGCACGCCCCAGCGCGTTCGAGGCCGACATCGTGGTCAGCAACGCCGATTACGCACACACCGAGCAGGAACTGCTCGCGCCCGACCAGCGCGGCTACGACCCTGACTATTGGGAGTCGCGGACGTACGCGCCATCCGCGTTCTTGCTCTATCTCGGCCTCGAGGGCGAGGTCGACGAACTCGCCCACCACACGCTCGTCCTCCCGACGGAGTGGAACCAGCACTTCGAGCAGATCTTCGAGGAACCGGCCTGGCCCGACGACCCCGCCTACTACTGCTGCGTGCCGTCGAAAACGGACGACGACGTCGCACCGGACGGCCACAGCACCCTCTTCGTCCTCGTTCCGATCGCACCCGGCCTCGAGGATACCCCCGAGCGCCGCGAACGGTACCGAGAGCAGGTGCTCGAGGACATCGCGGCGAACACCGGCGAGGACCTCCGCGACCGGATCGTCCTCGAGGAGCGATTCAGCGTCGAGGACTTCGCCGACAGGTACAACAGCTACCGGGGAACGGCCCTGGGGATGGCACACACGCTCAGCCAGACCGCACTGTTTCGGCCGCCCCACCGGTCGAAGGAGGTCGACGGCCTCTACTTTACGGGATCGTACACCACGCCCGGCATCGGCGTCCCGATGTGTCTCATCAGCGGCGAACTCACGGCCGACGCCGTGTTCGAGGACTACGGCGGATGA
- a CDS encoding DNA-3-methyladenine glycosylase family protein: protein METGAIPIENCPGGFDLYRTLESGQSYLWRREDGGMYADAGTDEDAGDDRGLWYSTVVDGDVIRVRRRGASEAGTTGGVLEWEATADRERTICRLLRLEDDLEAIVDSTPDDPLLEKAYDAHRGLRLVEDPPFGTLISFICSAQMRVSRIHGMVSTLARTYGDAIEFDGETYHAFPRPEQLSAATEAELRDLGLGYRAPYVVRTAEMVAIGEARPEAARDLEYEDAREYLTRFVGVGDKVADCVLLFSLGFDEAVPLDTWIKTAVADYYPDCDRGNYAETSRAIRERFGGEYAGYAQTYVFHYLRTGQ, encoded by the coding sequence ATGGAAACGGGCGCGATTCCGATCGAGAACTGTCCGGGCGGCTTCGACCTCTACCGAACGCTCGAGAGCGGCCAGAGCTATCTCTGGCGGCGCGAGGACGGCGGGATGTACGCCGACGCAGGCACAGATGAAGATGCCGGTGACGATCGCGGGCTGTGGTACTCCACCGTCGTCGACGGCGACGTGATCCGCGTTCGACGCCGCGGTGCGAGCGAAGCCGGGACGACCGGCGGCGTCCTCGAGTGGGAAGCGACCGCCGACCGCGAACGGACGATCTGCCGCCTGCTCAGACTCGAGGACGACCTCGAGGCGATCGTCGACTCGACGCCGGACGATCCCCTGCTCGAGAAGGCTTATGACGCCCATCGCGGGCTTCGGCTGGTCGAGGACCCACCGTTTGGCACCCTGATCTCGTTCATCTGCTCGGCCCAGATGCGGGTCAGTCGAATCCACGGGATGGTCTCGACGCTCGCTCGAACCTACGGCGACGCCATCGAGTTCGACGGCGAGACCTATCACGCGTTCCCCCGTCCCGAACAGCTCTCGGCGGCGACCGAGGCCGAACTTCGGGACCTCGGGCTCGGCTATCGCGCTCCCTACGTCGTCCGAACGGCGGAGATGGTCGCGATCGGGGAGGCCCGTCCGGAGGCGGCACGCGACCTCGAGTACGAAGACGCTCGCGAGTATCTCACCCGGTTCGTCGGCGTCGGCGACAAGGTCGCAGACTGCGTTCTCCTATTTTCGCTCGGCTTCGACGAGGCCGTCCCGCTCGACACCTGGATCAAGACTGCCGTCGCCGACTACTACCCCGACTGCGACCGCGGGAACTACGCCGAAACCTCCCGGGCGATCCGCGAGCGCTTCGGCGGGGAGTACGCCGGCTACGCCCAAACGTACGTCTTTCATTACCTTCGCACCGGTCAGTGA
- a CDS encoding Mur ligase family protein, producing the protein MSQQHPTNPSQINENRTIVDTIARIGQQFVQRVLPGVAHSKRLEQIDTKIVVSGTRGKSSLTRWMHDILHRREYDTYAKVTGNNPVSIHSGTEEPIEREGLVRLYENEREIRAHTPKDAMIVENQAISSYTTRMFNARFADPDVLVLSNIREDHLSTLGTDRYKVARGLVRAVPEGTHVVNAEQDPALREYVETEVQRRGATVSHVTVPSEYEQIPGIESIYALNEVLEAIDETPLSEDELAHYREQMDVEWTQLYNGRVYNAAEVNDVQSTEMIRRALFTRDSSVDQIVPFLYLRGDRRGRTVSFLHYLNELYRADDPVFDRVHVAGETTAAFERKASFPVTVHDKDADAVIVLDNLLAGQKPVFIMGNTVADFMRDLEVAIDARKATDEPVQVLAGPTASQPPGEPSVREKSQHASSQLPSDD; encoded by the coding sequence ATGAGTCAACAACACCCAACCAATCCGTCTCAGATCAACGAGAACCGAACCATCGTCGATACCATCGCCCGAATCGGACAGCAGTTCGTCCAACGGGTCCTCCCCGGCGTAGCCCACTCCAAGCGCCTCGAGCAGATCGATACGAAAATCGTCGTCTCGGGGACGCGCGGGAAATCCAGTCTCACCCGGTGGATGCACGATATCCTCCATCGACGAGAGTACGACACCTACGCCAAAGTCACGGGGAACAATCCCGTCTCGATTCACTCCGGGACTGAAGAACCGATCGAACGCGAGGGGCTGGTTCGACTCTACGAGAACGAACGGGAGATCCGAGCGCACACCCCGAAGGATGCGATGATCGTCGAAAACCAGGCGATCTCCTCCTACACGACCCGAATGTTCAACGCCCGCTTTGCGGACCCTGACGTGCTGGTGCTCAGCAATATCCGCGAGGATCACCTTTCAACGCTCGGAACCGACCGTTACAAGGTGGCACGCGGACTGGTTCGAGCGGTCCCCGAGGGCACCCACGTCGTCAACGCCGAACAGGATCCCGCCCTCCGCGAGTACGTCGAAACCGAAGTGCAGCGCCGCGGAGCGACCGTAAGCCACGTTACGGTCCCGTCCGAGTACGAGCAGATCCCCGGTATCGAATCGATCTACGCGTTAAACGAGGTCCTCGAGGCGATCGATGAGACGCCGCTTTCGGAGGATGAACTGGCGCACTATCGCGAGCAGATGGACGTCGAGTGGACGCAACTGTACAACGGTCGAGTCTACAACGCCGCGGAGGTCAACGACGTCCAGAGCACCGAGATGATCCGCAGGGCGCTGTTTACGCGTGACTCCTCCGTCGATCAGATCGTCCCCTTTCTCTATCTCCGAGGTGATCGCCGCGGTCGGACCGTCTCGTTCCTGCACTACCTGAACGAGCTGTATCGGGCGGACGATCCGGTCTTCGACCGCGTTCACGTCGCCGGCGAGACGACGGCGGCGTTCGAGCGAAAGGCGTCGTTCCCGGTGACGGTCCACGACAAAGACGCTGACGCGGTGATCGTACTCGACAATCTGCTCGCCGGTCAGAAGCCGGTCTTTATCATGGGCAATACGGTCGCCGACTTCATGCGAGATCTCGAGGTCGCGATCGACGCCCGCAAGGCGACCGACGAGCCGGTTCAGGTGCTCGCCGGTCCGACCGCCAGCCAACCTCCGGGCGAACCATCGGTTCGAGAGAAAAGTCAACACGCCTCATCGCAACTGCCGAGCGACGACTGA
- a CDS encoding YkgJ family cysteine cluster protein — protein MSTDTPNDCGTGPRRIEVYDGREAVVEFDPDLTFECVDDCTWCCHHGVLLYDQDLIELAARANLAETTTDFRGEKFVTREPKDREAHVDEDGNACAFLREDGLCSLHLEEDWKPTRCSVFPLGVWLEDGDLHVDIRDSAHDHCEGLNVSDRRVIENLEAFLPAVLWDLENPDSERVL, from the coding sequence GTGAGCACCGACACGCCGAACGACTGCGGAACCGGGCCGCGACGAATCGAGGTGTACGACGGGCGCGAGGCCGTCGTCGAGTTCGACCCCGACCTCACGTTCGAGTGCGTCGACGACTGCACCTGGTGTTGTCACCACGGCGTCTTGCTCTACGACCAGGATTTGATCGAACTCGCGGCACGAGCGAACCTCGCAGAGACGACCACGGACTTTCGCGGCGAGAAATTCGTCACCCGCGAGCCGAAAGACCGCGAGGCACACGTCGACGAGGACGGCAACGCCTGCGCGTTCCTCCGGGAGGACGGGCTCTGTTCGCTCCACCTCGAGGAAGACTGGAAGCCCACCCGGTGTTCGGTGTTTCCGCTCGGCGTCTGGCTCGAGGACGGCGACCTGCACGTCGACATTCGGGACTCGGCACACGACCACTGCGAGGGGCTGAACGTCAGCGACCGCCGCGTCATCGAGAACCTCGAGGCGTTCCTCCCGGCAGTGCTGTGGGACCTCGAGAACCCGGATTCTGAACGGGTCTTGTGA
- a CDS encoding translation initiation factor eIF-1A has translation MTEDTGRRNLRMPNNDEVFAVVTEHLGGNHVRLRCQDGEERLGRIPGRMKYRTWINEDDIVVAEPWDWQDEKATIEWRYSGQDADQLRREGHID, from the coding sequence GTGACTGAAGACACAGGGCGGCGGAACCTTCGCATGCCCAACAACGATGAGGTGTTCGCAGTCGTTACCGAACATCTCGGTGGAAACCACGTCCGGCTTCGCTGCCAGGATGGTGAAGAGCGCCTCGGCCGTATCCCCGGCCGCATGAAGTATCGGACCTGGATCAACGAGGACGATATCGTCGTCGCGGAACCGTGGGACTGGCAAGACGAGAAGGCGACCATCGAATGGCGCTACTCCGGGCAGGACGCAGATCAGCTGCGACGCGAAGGACACATCGACTAA
- a CDS encoding poly-gamma-glutamate hydrolase family protein, with translation MAGLVGTPVLFGGAIGAYEVSARKDSVESVENQAVDRDGESTEVTLGFDTQDRFDEETFTYLAASSDVLNVVGRTTGEQVRVRRGDDEYAVYTIDREDSDDERSVFANELARARLDLENVDWEDIGDCRITCPRPSVDVPINDEDEVEVEVNPTVVDPDLSVDEAEDQGEYVEVVDSSDANAIVLSPHGGDVQPHTGEQAETVVDELDGDVAHWGTRGYSTNGSAFIRWYVPSYNMSEASYPGLAAVSENEYEYAISFHGTCDPVIQIGGQAPESFRAEVRDAINEVLADTDYEAVLGSGDYRVDGDQTLPNRLASRCGIWIGQDDDSRAQYGTEIAQAVAGVLETRI, from the coding sequence ATGGCTGGGCTGGTCGGCACTCCCGTCCTGTTCGGCGGAGCGATCGGCGCGTACGAAGTAAGCGCTCGCAAGGACTCCGTCGAGTCAGTCGAAAACCAGGCCGTCGACAGGGACGGCGAGTCGACCGAGGTCACCCTCGGCTTCGACACGCAGGACCGGTTCGACGAAGAGACGTTCACCTACCTCGCGGCGAGTTCGGACGTCCTCAACGTCGTCGGACGAACGACCGGCGAGCAAGTTCGCGTCCGACGAGGGGACGACGAGTACGCAGTCTACACGATCGACCGAGAGGATAGCGACGACGAGCGCTCCGTGTTCGCCAACGAACTGGCACGCGCCCGTCTCGACCTCGAGAACGTCGACTGGGAGGACATCGGTGACTGTCGCATCACTTGTCCGCGACCCTCGGTCGATGTCCCGATCAACGACGAGGACGAGGTCGAAGTCGAAGTCAACCCGACGGTCGTCGATCCGGATCTATCCGTCGACGAAGCCGAAGACCAAGGCGAATACGTCGAGGTCGTCGACTCGAGCGATGCGAACGCGATCGTCCTCTCGCCACACGGCGGGGACGTCCAGCCGCACACCGGCGAGCAGGCCGAAACCGTCGTCGACGAACTGGACGGGGACGTTGCTCACTGGGGAACGCGCGGATACAGCACCAACGGGAGCGCGTTCATCCGCTGGTACGTTCCGTCCTACAACATGTCCGAGGCCTCCTACCCCGGCCTCGCAGCGGTTAGCGAGAACGAGTACGAGTACGCGATCTCGTTCCACGGAACCTGCGACCCGGTGATTCAGATCGGCGGACAGGCACCCGAATCGTTCCGCGCCGAGGTTCGCGACGCGATCAACGAAGTCCTCGCGGACACCGACTACGAAGCGGTTCTTGGCTCCGGCGACTACCGTGTTGACGGGGACCAGACCCTGCCGAACCGTCTCGCATCCCGCTGTGGGATCTGGATCGGACAGGACGACGACTCGAGAGCGCAGTACGGGACGGAGATCGCGCAAGCGGTCGCGGGCGTCCTCGAGACCCGGATCTAA
- the cruF gene encoding bisanhydrobacterioruberin hydratase, which yields MAENGAGEDDPDVASEPGRSSGDDSRTPRTRAAVQRRLEALVREHRFTIAVVFPIVGAVTLLASAAGLVPAPFAYNPLFLLFGTAVMRSPLVVGLLPRIDRRALGLLAFLTAYTYAIEMVGVRTDWPYGAFEYSIQLGPMLFGEVPLALPLFFVPLVLNAYLLTLLVLEELADSALVRLPVAILAVVAVDLVLDPGAVAIGFWAYDPAGSYYGVPVSNYLGWLLSGTVAVVLVDIAFDRSALRARVDDCEFVLDDLVSFVLLWGTINVLYGNWLAVGVALLFGGGLLQTDRYDLETLASSLPDGWRESF from the coding sequence ATGGCTGAGAACGGAGCCGGTGAGGACGACCCGGACGTCGCGTCCGAGCCAGGCCGCTCGAGCGGCGACGACTCGAGGACGCCACGCACGCGAGCGGCTGTCCAGCGACGGCTCGAGGCGCTCGTTCGGGAGCATCGGTTCACGATCGCGGTCGTCTTTCCGATCGTCGGCGCGGTGACGTTGCTCGCAAGCGCGGCGGGGCTGGTCCCGGCACCGTTCGCGTACAATCCGCTGTTTCTCCTTTTTGGAACTGCGGTCATGCGTTCGCCGCTCGTGGTCGGGCTTCTCCCCCGAATCGATCGGCGAGCGCTCGGCCTGCTCGCGTTCTTGACGGCCTACACGTACGCCATCGAAATGGTCGGCGTCCGAACCGACTGGCCCTACGGGGCCTTCGAGTACTCGATCCAGCTCGGGCCGATGCTCTTCGGCGAGGTCCCGCTGGCCCTGCCGCTGTTTTTCGTCCCGCTCGTGCTCAACGCGTACCTGTTGACGCTGTTGGTGCTCGAGGAACTCGCCGACAGCGCGTTGGTCCGCTTGCCCGTCGCGATTCTCGCCGTCGTCGCCGTCGACCTCGTGCTCGACCCCGGAGCGGTTGCGATCGGTTTCTGGGCATACGACCCCGCCGGGAGCTACTACGGCGTCCCAGTCTCGAACTACCTCGGCTGGCTCCTCTCGGGCACCGTCGCGGTCGTCCTCGTCGACATCGCGTTCGACCGCTCGGCGCTGCGGGCTCGAGTCGACGACTGCGAGTTCGTCCTCGACGACCTCGTGAGCTTCGTCTTGCTGTGGGGGACGATCAACGTTCTCTACGGGAACTGGCTCGCCGTCGGCGTCGCGCTCCTGTTTGGCGGTGGCTTGCTGCAGACGGATCGGTACGATCTCGAGACGCTCGCCTCGTCGCTTCCAGACGGATGGCGAGAGTCGTTCTGA